The following coding sequences lie in one Rutidosis leptorrhynchoides isolate AG116_Rl617_1_P2 chromosome 4, CSIRO_AGI_Rlap_v1, whole genome shotgun sequence genomic window:
- the LOC139842981 gene encoding chitinase CLP-like translates to MFHFLQMILFFLAFFFLEHKSTAQYIPPYNSFFIPLNKHTDAAKPLFSVQIMTSYTNFQFNHSNFLIDIDAPISWHDCIVQWNMYQGSCPENVLCTSAVNCDEDICTEVQKYSYISPYCPRLKNTTQSPTGYCACPVNVMDPVDGSCSQPLLNYDTFFVNTSNGRNPLPGFYAAFSNAACAPSSSFQLFPNNVNGVIAFSSSPYAFLLSLDQQPLKKIFSLCLPSTSAAPGILFYGNGPYYLNPNSNVDLRSYLSYTPLLNHPDSFGYFIRVDSIVIRNRSINVPANTTTKLSTIEPYTTLRTDIYNGLIRRFLMVTKRMLPAKPVAPFSNCYSTVANGTKFKLKVPDIDLILSGGTKWTISKTNSMKHITQYVSCLAFVDGGETPEHAIVIGTFQFEDNFLEFNLEDSTFGFSSSLLSKKTSCSHYNHTIVTR, encoded by the coding sequence ATGTTTCATTTTCTACAAATGATACTTTTCTTTCTAGCTTTTTTCTTCCTTGAACATAAATCTACAGCACAATATATACCACCTTATAATTCCTTTTTCATTCCACTAAATAAGCATACCGATGCCGCCAAGCCTCTTTTTAGTGTCCAGATCATGACGTCATACACAAACTTCCAATTTAATCACTCAAATTTCCTTATAGACATCGACGCTCCTATCTCATGGCACGATTGCATTGTCCAATGGAACATGTATCAAGGAAGTTGTCCTGAAAACGTACTTTGCACCTCTGCAGTCAATTGTGATGAAGATATTTGTACAGAGGTACAAAAGTACTCTTATATAAGTCCTTACTGCCCTCGTTTAAAAAATACGACCCAATCACCTACAGGGTATTGCGCGTGTCCGGTTAACGTTATGGACCCTGTAGACGGATCGTGTAGTCAACCGTTGCTCAACTATGACACCTTTTTTGTGAACACAAGTAACGGTAGGAACCCTCTTCCTGGTTTCTATGCTGCTTTCTCAAACGCGGCATGTGCTCCTTCTTCGTCATTTCAATTGTTCCCTAATAATGTGAACGGTGTCATAGCATTTTCGTCGTCTCCATATGCATTTCTGTTATCTTTAGATCAACAACCACtcaaaaaaatattttctttatGTTTACCTAGCACATCTGCTGCTCCCGGGATCCTATTTTACGGAAATGGTCCTTATTACTTGAATCCCAACTCGAATGTTGACTTAAGGAGTTATCTTTCTTACACTCCGTTACTAAACCATCCAGATTCTTTCGGATACTTTATTCGTGTCGATAGCATTGTTATCAGAAACAGATCTATCAATGTTCCTGCAAATACAACTACCAAGCTTAGTACAATTGAGCCTTACACTACTCTTAGAACTGATATATACAACGGATTGATTAGAAGGTTTTTAATGGTTACAAAACGAATGCTTCCTGCAAAACCAGTAGCGCCGTTTAGCAATTGTTATAGCACCGTAGCCAATGGTACCAAATTCAAATTAAAAGTTCCTGATATTGATTTGATTCTCTCGGGTGGGACCAAGTGGACTATATCGAAGACCAACTCAATGAAACATATAACGCAATATGTGTCATGCCTTGCTTTTGTTGATGGTGGTGAAACACCAGAACATGCAATAGTGATTGGGACATTCCAATTTGAGGATAACTTTCTCGAGTTTAATTTAGAGGATTCGACTTTTGGGTTTAGTTCTTCGCTGTTAAGTAAGAAGACTTCTTGTTCGCACTACAACCATACCATTGTTACCAGATGA
- the LOC139842980 gene encoding chitinase CLP-like has product MKLFIQLTVLFIAFISHKHEAIAISNLTYTSFVFPVNKHTDAAKTLYSINLMTTFVNMQFSHANFLIDIEGPLTWHDCILLWSTDPETSCPKDKLCKSPISCEEVECTRFRANSFEKSSCPPMTNRSTSPGWGFCTCPVNLKNPINGNCVQPELNGDSFAANASDGRNPFLVYHDINIYAACAPSNSFTSFPTNVSGVMAFSNSPYALPAYYSRSSIKASVALCLPSTSSANGVLFFGSGPFYLLPHSDVDLRSLLSYTPLLKRPDSFSYFIGVNAIVIKHRSIDVVGTTTTKLSTTEPYTTLKTDIYNWVIRRYSVVTKRMLRADPIAPFSLCYRSNIDGTQADVNFPDIEFSLPDGKNWTIYTSNLIKQVTNDVACLAFVDGGATSEHAIVIGTFQMEDNFLHFDIENLSLGFSSSLLNKDTSCANFNFTTGSMDMYP; this is encoded by the coding sequence ATGAAACTGTTTATCCAACTAACTGTTCTGTTTATAGCATTCATTTCCCACAAACATGAAGCTATAGCAATATCTAATCTAACTTACACTTCCTTTGTTTTTCCGGTTAATAAACATACCGATGCTGCAAAGACACTTTATAGCATTAACCTCATGACAACATTCGTAAACATGCAATTCTCACACGCAAACTTTCTTATTGACATCGAAGGTCCTTTAACTTGGCATGATTGCATATTGTTATGGAGTACGGATCCAGAAACAAGTTGCCCAAAAGACAAGCTTTGCAAGTCACCTATTTCTTGTGAAGAAGTTGAATGCACACGATTTCGTGCAAACTCTTTCGAAAAGTCTTCCTGCCCGCCAATGACCAACAGATCCACGTCACCAGGTTGGGGATTTTGCACGTGCCCAGTCAATTTGAAAAATCCCATCAACGGAAACTGTGTTCAACCAGAACTTAACGGTGATTCATTCGCAGCAAATGCAAGTGACGGTCGAAACCCTTTTCTTGTTTACCACGATATCAATATTTACGCTGCGTGTGCACCTTCCAACTCTTTTACATCATTCCCCACAAATGTTTCTGGTGTCATGGCGTTTTCAAACTCGCCTTACGCGTTACCTGCCTATTACTCTCGATCATCGATCAAAGCAAGCGTAGCTTTATGTTTGCCTAGTACCTCGTCTGCTAACGGTGTTTTATTTTTCGGATCAGGTCCTTTTTACCTTCTTCCCCATTCTGATGTTGATTTAAGGAGTTTACTTTCTTATACTCCGTTACTAAAGCGTCCCGATTCTTTTAGTTACTTTATCGGTGTCAATGCCATTGTAATCAAACACAGATCTATCGACGTTGTAGGGACCACAACTACTAAACTCAGTACAACCGAACCTTACACCACGTTAAAAACCGATATCTACAATTGGGTCATCCGTAGGTATTCAGTGGTTACAAAACGAATGCTGCGTGCGGACCCCATTGCACCGTTTAGCCTCTGTTACAGAAGCAACATAGACGGAACCCAAGCGGATGTAAACTTTCCGGACATCGAATTTAGTCTCCCGGACGGGAAGAATTGGACTATATACACTAGTAATTTGATTAAACAAGTTACAAATGACGTGGCATGCTTGGCGTTTGTTGATGGTGGTGCGACGAGTGAACATGCAATCGTAATCGGGACTTTTCAAATGGAGGATAACTTCTTACATTTTGATATTGAAAATTTAAGTTTAGGGTTTAGTTCTTCTTTACTAAATAAAGATACTTCTTGTGCAAACTTCAACTTCACCACTGGTTCCATGGATATGTACCCCTGA